From Palaemon carinicauda isolate YSFRI2023 chromosome 33, ASM3689809v2, whole genome shotgun sequence:
gttacggaacaaatgacaaattcgtagataatttgtatttttcctaactatacaaaccttagctattcacagttatgtgcccgccagccctgtcccccgggataagtcctacttctaaacaaagtgaagcattcactagtgtgtgtgtgtgtgtgtgggggggggttttagctagctacccctccctactaccccaccgctaactagcggtggggtaggaaaccctcgttaaaacttttatggctcgtcgttcagctacgccgaagtaattaccccatgtaaattgctaaggtttttatagttaggaaaaatacatattatctacgaatttgtcatattttggatttgtttaatatgagtgagaatcttcattttcgtgtgtgtgtgaatgaagaatgcaaggtgaggttaccaaaAGTTTTGGTAGACCCTCGCACGGCttgtttgggttgcaggggttttgattgtgcactGGATAATAGGTGCAAAGAATGTGAGATTTTGAGTGagagattggttagctatgaagcgctatgtacGCCAATTAGAGCTAGATAAAGTAAGGAGAgcttctagatctaaatctaagtctaCTAGTGAACCTAGTTTAGATATTTCCATTGAAcctttaattaattcctctttggaagttgatccttcctctgaggtagtaactcctgccccttctacaggatctgtatctgcggatgaccctcggtacgccaggatggcggccgagttgaaggctattaaagatcaacttgcagccttaaaaggtaagagtgagagtgaagttagtgcttgtgaaagtgcagtggaggtgatGACTGATCaaaccctaggtctagacctctaccaagctcccaggaccaagggagaaggtacgtcgatgaccggaagtgggtgagaggtacgtatcctcggtcagccgtcgcctcagacagtcctgttgctttttcccaggctgctcttgaccgccacggaaaaggtgtgtcggatGTGAGGGTGTCTTCCCCAAacccctctcccagacgcaaatggcatgaggcttcgagaccgactaagaggaggtggaaccgaaaTGAACAGTCTCGTTCTCATTCTCCCGGTTCTAGTAGCCACGAACCTTGTCCTTCGGAGGAGGATTTGAATACCGTTCCTGTGAAGAGGactgttgtgacattaaaagacttggctgctgctacccaagtttattcaacttaaacttcagtagattattccctgaaacaccCATGAAcaaattagcagaccccataataaatgtaatacaaactatgttagatcctcaaagtaaatctaattaaaccaaatagatacaaatggaataaacaaaaggaaatacaaaagaaacagagaattacttgataagttgctttgactgtccctccgtcaggtaagtaaacaaagtatgataagatcaccagacaaacagttcagagtgaggtatgaaagagcaaaaggacaaaacaatattagaacattcttcccctctagatataaaattggttacatcacttcataagtaatcaatcccacccatatcggttcgaagcccttgacacccgggttgatctacgtactggaggtgatgcagcctctgttctaatttcagcttctgggtgaagtcccataccttcgggaaactcttgatgggttgtcgtgggtgacactggagattgagatggtttggcctctggtgacaatgaaacagaaggtagttcttgattttcagaaacagaattatccctagggcatggggccaagtcacgtaaggaaaccgttgactctcgtccgctgggatgtctaatgttagcatatgttgggttagcagataatagttcaacttcatccactaggggttcatttttgcttgttctgacaaactTCCTCAATAATACCAGTCCTAACGACATAAGCCACGAAGGCAGAGAGCTCCCAGAGGATGAGCGGCGCAGAAATCCAAAAACGCGTTCAtggggtgtgacattagttgctgtcgacagaagggatttaagtgaatgtatcacatcagtgagtactaattcccagtgctgattgggaagatttcgagacctgagcaccagctggattgccttccatacagtaccattgagcccctccacttgcccattaccgattggatgaaaaggggtagttcgacttgttggaactcccttctgtgcgagataggttttgagctccttggacatgaatgaggttccttgatctgaatgtatatactgaggcatcccacacaggctgaatatttgttctaagcacttaatcactgtagttgtgttcatgttgggacacggaaaagcgaaaggaaaacaagaatattcatcaaccacaataagtagatatgggttgcgcgaggccgtcggaactggtcctttaaagtcaatgcttaatctctccattggttgtgtcgccttgatgagtgttccttcttggaatttgtagaatcttggtttcaattctgcacatatcctgcaagaagcacagaccttcttaacgtcctcagtggaaaagggaagattttttgatctcacaaagtgcaacaagcgagtcactcctggatggcatagattcccatgtagttcagtgagggtagatgacgTAGAAACCACGGACCCGCAAAAAGCTTGGGTGAAGGCGtcaggaaccacattctctttaccggggTGATAATGTATTGTACAgtataactgaaggctgcgagttccatccgccattcctggatcttattattcttaactttagtgcatttcctgttatcaaacatgaaggccatagaacgttggtctgtaacgagatcaaagtgttgtctagcaagaaaatgactCTACTTACGTACAGCCTCCATGATAGCCATGGCTTCCTTTTCTACGATGTGATAGTGAACTTCACTTCCTTGTAAAGTCTCAGACATGAAGGCCACAGGCCtgccattctggttgagtactgctgagactgctacttccgaggcatcacattcgacttcaaaaggcaaattttcatccacagagtgTAGCGTTGCTCTTTCAAGTTCTTGTTTGAGTAGTTTGAAAGCTTGCAAAGCTTCTTCAactaaaggaaatttctttactcttgctagtggttgaatcttagcagaaaaattctgtatccatttagcgtaataagcaaacatacccattgccctctttaaagatccttgactagtgggagtctttccatgtcaggctttattacaccattccccacacagtagccaagaatattaatggtacacacagatttaatagttttagtagcattgagagttaggttcctcttgttgatgacctcaagaaagcgctgcacgttctgatcatgttgttcttgagtgtgtccagcaatagtgatattgtccaaatatgggAAAGCACCTTTTAAGTTTTCTTCTTTAACcaacttatccatagttcgttggaaggctgcaacttcattggtaactccgaaaggtactctacagaactggtacaggcgtccgttggcttcaaaagctgtatacttcttgtctgattcctttagtgggacttggtggtaagcgcttttcaagtcaaaagtcgaaaatacgcaatatgttgagagttcattaaccatggtgtcaatccttggtaatggataagcatccagttctgtaTACAGATCTATAGTTTGCgaataatcaacacacatccttttcttatgccgattaaaggaatccttaaccaccacaacttgagctctccatggtgatatgctatcctcaataacaccctcagccaagagacgactagtctcctcttcaatgaattctttgtcatctttacagtaatgtcttgatttagtgacaataggcttacagttaggtaacaaatgctggaagatagaaggctcatccacagcagcggctgccaacgaacagtaggggttagcaccagataagttgagcGCTGGTTTTGGCCCAACAtattcaatagtcactttctgatgctgctcttggaagtcctgaccaagtaatactcctaaacataaatccttcattactgctagaTGTGTGGATGGGtaagtttctccattaagatgaagagtcaagtctGCATTGACATAACCTTGAGAGTTTGaatgcaaagatttctgtgctaaagcgacgtctttattagtgggatgtattggtagcttcaattcccatgctacatcttcatctatataactgtcatcaCTGCACAAGTTGACAAGGGCTGTCAACttccgtcctttaattgttgtcttggtagctgcccgatagaggctctgaggaaaagaggtaccagcattagcCGCAAGAACTATTGACTGTGAGGGATCAAAGactgtagctgttgtagatttacctTCATATATAGATTTAGACAGGCACActtttgcaaagtgccccttcttgccacatttattgcaaatggaatcccgagctggacagtgtgcacgaatatgatagggacctccacaaaaaaaaaaaaactttctcttcatggacagagtagtcgctaatacttgagttccagcagttacctcacagctCTCAGACGTTGGTCCACTCTTCACGTGATCATCTGTAATAAATGCATGATccgatgtaaccacagcagcagtatgcccaacatgaggaagcatgtggctgtaaaaactagcattacgttgggctaggtctaaagagtaagcctggtcataaGCTGCCTGTAAGTCTAGTGTTTTATTTTCGAGAAGACATTGCCGAATCATAGGTGAGGccaggccatttataaaagcatccctgatcaaCTCCTCTCTGTATTGTTCCGCACTAACTGACTTTAAATTACAGTCCTTACCTAATTTACGCAATTCTCTCAGAAACTCGTCCAAAGTTTCccctgccttttgttggcgagtagcaagtaaatgtctggtgaatatttcattaggtgccttaacatataacttttccaacgtggaaatggcagtatcataatccacacactcctcaatgtattcatacacattatgactgacatagttcacgagtgtccttaatttatttggtgccctttcaccacattcttgaataaagttggaaaacgtctTGTGCTAATGCCGCCATTCTTTTGCTGCAGAAGGGAAGATAGGGTCCAGATCCAAACGGGcaggcttcaatagtttctccatagtttaagttgaataaattgttgtgacattaaaagacttggctgctgctacccaagctttattcaacttaaacttcagtagattattccctgaaacaaccatgaacataattagcagaccccataataaatgtaatacaaactatgttagatcctcaaagtaaatctaattaaaccaaatagatacaaatggaataaacaaaaggaaatactaaagaaacagagaattacttgataagttgctttgactgtccctccatcaggtaagtaaacaaagtatgaaaagatcaccagacaaacagttcagagtgaggtatgaaagagcaaaaggacaaaacaatattataacaaggACGAAACCAAGGGACGAAAGTCAAGAAAAACCAGCGaaagatccttctccttctaccAGCGCTACTCGACAGCCTTCTCTTTCGGaaccgcaggatccagcagcagtcACTAAATCGTTTGACGGTTATGCAAGAGCAACTTTTCTCTTTAGttcaagcttttagccgccctccctCCCAGTCGGACAGACGTAAGAAATCAGCTTCTAAGggggaacggagttcctctccaaGGAAACCGCTGCGCGATTCGTCAAAGGCACGGTACCGCGCTTCTTCCTCATCTGCTCGCCTCCAGGACTATGGCGATACTCAACGTCAGGACGATCCCgtctctcgctctcggcgccaggacgattccgtctctAGCTCTCGGCAccaggacgattccgtctctcgctctcggtgccaggacgattccgtctctcgctctcggtgccaggacgattccagcctgcttctccaggaTGATGCCGCTTCTTGTCTCCAGGACGATTGCAGCTCTCTGCGCAAGGACGCTTCCTACTCTCGGCGCCAGGGCGCATCCACCTACcgcctcaaggactcttctagcgctcggcgccaggatgctTCCGGCTCATGGCGCCAGGACGATttcagcgctcggcgccaggacgcaagcggttctcggtgtcaggctgcttgcagccctcttCTACAAGACGCATCCTACGATTTTCCTCGGATTCAGGTGAACCTTCTACCCGAACGAAAGCTGTAGTAGAGGTGGGACAGGATCTTGATGATGTCTCAGAGGACGAAGACAAGTCTGCGGACGCGGCTGGCGAttacaaggttctctctcgctccctccttgagctgtatgggggaggagtttcaaccttctgctcctcgttctcctcaatcacagtttagcaggaagaaggccaagaaacagtcggccttcatcaagatgaagctctcTATTTCTGCTAAGAAGGCTCTCGCTAAAATGGACGAGTGGATGAAGGAGCTTAGACAAACGGTTAtgaccaccttctcttttccaccagctcgacttgcttcgaaggcgggcatgtggtacgagactggagaacctctgggtctgggagttcctgcctcctcccagggtgacttctctggtattgtggactcggctagaaggcatgcccttaactcggctaaggttatgtggtcaatgtctgatcttgatcacctcgtcaaagggATTTTCAGAGCGTTTGGAGTTAttgttttttggactggtctctagggactCTGGCCAAGAAAACAGAACAAATAGAGGGAACAcaagacctgacgagtatcatgtcatgcatggataaagctCTTAGGGATGGATCTAATGAGTTGGCTTTCCTTTTTTCGGCAGGaatcttgaagaagagggccctgttatgttcttttgcttcgagatctgtgactgttgcgcagaagtctgaaCTCCTTTACGCCCCCCTTTCACAAAATCTCTTTCCCGAGTCTCTTGTCAGAGATATTACGCTTTCTCTTGCGCAAAAGGCCACTCAGGACCTCTTATCGCGCTCGGCTCAGAAACCTTTGCCAGTCACTCCTTCGtctctgaagagagaggagagaaagttccaacagccctttcgaggtagggcTCCTTCGAGATCAgacttcagaggaagaaggcaggagtCGGGAGGAAGGACGAATAGAGGTTCGTTTAGATcccgctccaagaaatgaagtgcaagtcctccagacaacgaTAGGTgcaagactgtcacttttttggcaggcttggaagaaaagagggccggacacctggtccctctcggtcatcaaggaaggcttcatcaagaggggataagggtatccttttatctggatgactggttgatACGATCacggtcgaaagaaaaatgtctggaggacctacaaaagACATTCATGATGGCTCAAaaactgggtctcgtcatcaacagggagaaatctcagaccgagccgactcggactattctttatttggggatagttctgaattcagttcattttcgggcttctccctcccaggagaggcagaccaagtTCCTCGAGAAGGTCCGAGAATTCTTGAAGAAACAGAAGTGCtcagtgagggagtggatgagtttactgggaactctctcctcgctcgaacagtttgtctctttggggagactgcacctcagacctcttcaacacttcctatcaaaggtgtggaacaggaagactcctcttccttccccattccagcagaagtcaaggatcatctgatttggtggctggatccagctttgttaggagaagggatctccctgtataagaagaacccagacctagtgttgttctcagacgcgtcggagtcaggatggggagcaacactaggaagcaaggaggtctcaggctcttgggaaaagagtcagatcggatggcacatcaacagaaAAGAGTTGATGGCAATtctgttagggctaaaggccttcaaagacttagtgtcagggaagatagtggaggtcaactcgaacaacaccacagctctagcttacatcaggaagcaagggggaactcactttGTATCTGTTCGAAACAGTAAGGGAGCTCCTTCTATGGTCGAAGGAAAACAAGatttgtacagggacagaggaatgtaagagcagacatggtcagcaggaaagggcaagttcttcccacagaatggaccctcaaccagcaggtctgtcagagtctctggaagttatgggggagacctttaatagaccttttcgcctccaaccagaacaagaggatccccaattACTGCTCTCTAgtcccggacaaggaggcaatagcggtagacgcctttttgatggattagacggggatggacacttatgcgttccccccgttcaagatcatcaatctggtcgtcaggaaatttgctctcctcgaatcaggacgaatgatcctggtagctccattctggccaatggttcacggaagtggtggacatgttggTGGACTTCCCAaaaagccttcctgcaagtccaaagcttctcaaacaaccccacttcgagaggtatcatcaaaaccccctcgctctcaaactgactgccttaagactatcgagaagcttgtcagagcgagaggattttcggcgcaagctgcaaaagctatcgccagagcgaggagggtctcttcacaaagggtctaccaatctaagtgggaaacttttagagcttggtgtaggcaagaaatttcctcaaccactacctctgtgagtcaAATTGCGGATTTTTTGTTatccctcagacaggatgctaaactggcagtatccacgattaaagggtataggagtatgctgtcagctgtctgtaggcatagaggcttagatttgtctcaaaataaagacttgcaagacctcgtgaagtcttaTGAGAtaactaagcaggctcagttaaggcccccatcttggaacctggatgtggttctgaagtttctttgcaccaagaagttcgaacccatctcgcaagcttctcttgGAGATGCTACGAAGAAAagcctcttcctgatggctctggccacagctaaaagggtcagcgaggttcatgctattgaaaaacaagtgggcttcaatcagaatggagcggtATGTGCTATAAGCattgacttcctcgccaagaacgagaacccatcaaaaccctggccgaggacttttgaggtacctaacctcactaatctagtgggtcaagagcaggagaggctcctctgtccagttagagcccttagaGCTTATTTGTCTCACATTAAGAATGTTAGAGGCACATCTAACtctttatggtgctcagtgaaagatccgctaaaacccctttcaaagaatgctttgtcatttttcctgagggagactataagagaagctcacctcttgtgtgaggaagagcacttcAGCCTTTTGAAAGtatgggctcacgaagtgagagtttttgctacttcgctggcatatcgtaagaatatgtcagttaggcaaattgtggatgcaacgttctggagaagcaactctgtgttcgcctctcattatctcagagaggtaagagtggattatgaaaggtgaaacaccttgggcccatacatagctacggcttctgtattaggcaaaggagttactacctcccctcaaccttagcttttgtatacctgtgtgtgggttggtgtttttttacggttgtctgaggacgtcgacttgtggtacagtaccctcagtctatatagatagtttatatctattctgcaaggttaggtagTTAGTTTTAGTAtagttgcagtttttaatataaggggcgaaggtagttctgaagtctagtcaatttgttggtctcaccccgttgacagactcaattgagttgttttcagcatgacaggtccactcctggctgacactcctaagggaaagcaactcaagaggcaggaacctttgaagtcagctaccttagcaggtaaggaatcaatgtgttttttctcctacaactttttgttgtttccccaacgatgtttactgtctgtcaccctcctccaaatgtgtgaatcagctatatatatataactgccaggtaagttctattcataaaaatggagtttttatgataaaacaaagtttatgaatacttacctggcagttatatgtatattttaagtcccacccacctcccctcaggagacaggtcgggcaaagatgatccGAGGAACTGAAAActggaatgattccaagtaccaccctgtaagggttgttaaccacctaaccgcacgaccaccacacggcggttgccgcgatttttgaaaaattctgccgaacgtcagagactaagctagtgtatatatatataactgccaggtaagtattcataaaactttgttttatcat
This genomic window contains:
- the LOC137626189 gene encoding micronuclear linker histone polyprotein-like, whose product is MQEQLFSLVQAFSRPPSQSDRRKKSASKGERSSSPRKPLRDSSKARYRASSSSARLQDYGDTQRQDDPVSRSRRQDDSVSSSRHQDDSVSRSRCQDDSVSRSRCQDDSSLLLQDDAASCLQDDCSSLRKDASYSRRQGASTYRLKDSSSARRQDASGSWRQDDFSARRQDASGSRCQAACSPLLQDASYDFPRIQVNLLPERKL